The genomic DNA CTTTCTATTACCGCTGCTTGAGAGCCACCCTTATTATAAGCTAACTTCAAGCCAGGTGAAAAATGACCAAACCCCATCACCATAGAAACACAATCCGGCCGGATGCGGTCTGTTACTTTGAGTTTGATTTTTGTTCTGCCTACCTTACTCTTTACCCATACATAATCACCGTTTCTTAATCCCTTAGCCTTAGCTACCTTGGGATTCATCCAGAGCTCGTTCTCTGGATATATTTCATGAAGCCACTGATTATTCTGAGTCATAGAATATGAATGCACTGAGTGTCTCGAAGTAAGCAGCCTAAATCGTCCAGCGGGAGGTTGTGGATTAACCTTATAAACTGGTAATGGATGATGGCCTTTCTTTTCAAGAATATTTGAATATAGCTCTATTTTGCCCGAAGGGGTGTTAAACTTAAGCTCCTTTCCTCTACGGTATGGAGAGAAGCCATTTTTTGGTTTAAAAACACCATTTTCCTTAAGATAGTTTGCATCAATGCCAAATGGTTTTACCTGGAAATTGATAACATCGGTAACATCTCTATATTTAAAATACTCTCCTATCCCCAATCTTTCTGCCAGTTGCTTAAATATCCACCAACTCGGCTTAGAATCAAACATAGGTTTTATCGCTTGTTGACGCAAGGCTACAAATGGGGTTGGGTAGGGTTCACTTGTCTGAACTGGGTCTGTACGCTCAAGATAAGTACATTCTGGAAGTACAACATCAGAAAATAGAGCTGTCTCTGAAAGTAAAACATCTATGGTCAAGGCAAAATCAAGCTTTTTGAAAACCTCTATTGTTCTATTTGTATCTGGCATATTGAGCATGGGGTTCATCCGAATATTCACCCAACCCTTAATAGGATATGGTTTTTCAAAATAGGCATTATCTCTTGCATTTTGGAGCAAGCCTTCTTCAGGAGTCCACATATATTTTGAAACTTCATCTATTCTGGGAATAGACGGCATGTGTGGGTGATGTTCTGAGGTGCCTAATTCAATCTTCTTCTTAAGGAAGATTCCACCAGGTGCTCCC from bacterium includes the following:
- a CDS encoding molybdopterin-dependent oxidoreductase, producing YHNLAYGFGSPNLVTNLSLCAISRIIAEKVTYGTPLFLHPGLDIKNCKYIIILGHNILESLENIHTQWLIEALSNGAKMVYVDPRFNVTSSKAKRWLPIRAGTDLALLLSLINVIINEELYQKKFVQENTFGFDELHAFIQEYTPEWAEKECDIGAGVIREVAREFAQAAPSALVHPGWRTTWHKNDVQIRRAIHILNVLAGNWGAPGGIFLKKKIELGTSEHHPHMPSIPRIDEVSKYMWTPEEGLLQNARDNAYFEKPYPIKGWVNIRMNPMLNMPDTNRTIEVFKKLDFALTIDVLLSETALFSDVVLPECTYLERTDPVQTSEPYPTPFVALRQQAIKPMFDSKPSWWIFKQLAERLGIGEYFKYRDVTDVINFQVKPFGIDANYLKENGVFKPKNGFSPYRRGKELKFNTPSGKIELYSNILEKKGHHPLPVYKVNPQPPAGRFRLLTSRHSVHSYSMTQNNQWLHEIYPENELWMNPKVAKAKGLRNGDYVWVKSKVGRTKIKLKVTDRIRPDCVSMVMGFGHFSPGLKLAYNKGGSQAAVIESAKADITGGSAFHDTFVEVVKA